From Pectobacterium carotovorum, one genomic window encodes:
- the aspA gene encoding aspartate ammonia-lyase gives MSTNIRIEEDLLGTREVPADAYYGIHTLRAIENFYISNSTISDIPEFVRAMVMVKKAAALANKELQTIPRKIADTILQACDEVLNNGKCLDQFPVDVYQGGAGTSVNMNTNEVLANIGLELMGHQKGEYQYLNPNDHLNKCQSTNDAYPTGFRIAVYTSILKLVEAITQLSDGFEHKAKEFENILKMGRTQLQDAVPMTLGQEFHAFNVLLKEENRNLLRTAELLLEVNLGATAIGTRLNTPDEYQKLAVQHLAKVSGLPCVPAEDLIEATSDCGAYVMMHSALKRVAVKMSKICNDLRLLSSGPRTGLNEINLPELQAGSSIMPAKVNPVVPEVVNQVCFKVIGNDTCVTMAAEAGQLQLNVMEPVIGQAMFESIQILSSACYNLLEKCVNGITANKDVCEAYVFNSIGIVTYLNPFIGHHNGDIVGKICAETGKSVREVVLERGLLTEEQLDDIFSIQNLMHPAYKAKRYTDENEAV, from the coding sequence ATGTCAACGAATATCCGTATTGAAGAAGACCTGTTAGGTACCCGTGAAGTCCCTGCTGATGCCTATTATGGTATCCATACGCTGCGTGCGATTGAGAACTTTTATATTAGCAATAGCACCATCAGCGACATTCCAGAATTTGTCCGCGCCATGGTGATGGTAAAAAAAGCAGCCGCGCTGGCGAATAAAGAACTGCAAACCATCCCACGTAAAATTGCCGACACTATTCTGCAAGCCTGTGATGAAGTGCTGAATAACGGTAAATGCCTGGACCAATTCCCTGTCGATGTCTATCAGGGCGGTGCAGGTACGTCAGTTAATATGAACACCAACGAAGTGCTGGCAAATATCGGTCTGGAATTGATGGGTCACCAGAAAGGTGAATACCAATACCTGAACCCGAACGACCACTTGAACAAATGCCAGTCCACCAACGATGCTTACCCGACTGGCTTCCGCATCGCGGTGTACACCTCTATCCTGAAACTGGTTGAAGCGATTACCCAACTGAGCGATGGCTTTGAGCACAAAGCGAAAGAGTTCGAAAATATCCTGAAAATGGGCCGTACCCAGTTGCAGGACGCCGTACCGATGACCCTCGGTCAGGAATTCCACGCGTTCAACGTGCTGCTGAAAGAAGAAAACCGTAACCTGCTGCGCACCGCCGAGCTGCTGCTGGAAGTGAACCTGGGCGCAACCGCCATCGGTACGCGACTGAACACGCCAGATGAGTACCAGAAGCTGGCCGTTCAACATCTGGCAAAAGTCAGCGGCCTGCCTTGCGTACCGGCTGAAGACCTGATCGAAGCGACGTCCGACTGCGGCGCTTACGTGATGATGCACAGCGCCCTGAAACGCGTCGCGGTTAAAATGTCGAAGATCTGTAACGACCTGCGTCTGCTGTCTTCCGGCCCGCGCACTGGCCTGAACGAAATCAACCTGCCAGAATTACAGGCGGGCTCGTCCATCATGCCAGCCAAAGTTAACCCGGTCGTACCAGAAGTGGTCAATCAGGTGTGCTTCAAAGTCATCGGCAACGATACCTGCGTCACCATGGCGGCAGAAGCCGGTCAGTTGCAGTTGAACGTGATGGAACCCGTTATCGGACAAGCGATGTTCGAATCCATCCAGATTCTGTCAAGCGCCTGCTACAACCTGCTGGAAAAATGCGTCAACGGCATCACCGCTAACAAAGACGTGTGTGAAGCTTACGTCTTCAACTCTATCGGTATCGTGACCTACCTGAACCCGTTCATCGGCCACCACAACGGCGATATCGTCGGGAAAATCTGTGCCGAAACCGGTAAGAGCGTACGCGAAGTGGTGCTGGAACGCGGCCTGCTGACCGAAGAACAGCTGGACGACATTTTCTCCATCCAGAACCTGATGCACCCGGCCTACAAAGCCAAACGCTACACCGACGAAAACGAAGCCGTTTAA
- a CDS encoding LysR family transcriptional regulator — protein MVKRTVSANKSIDMYAVYVFVTMAEAGSMTAAAARLGLTPSAISQTIRLLEEDFGVKLVNRARRPFVLTPYGIALKNRGEILTEEIANLKAQVLEAGKGIKPDLRIGLVDSFAITCGSVFTKSLMKSSSQLLIRTGLSPQQGEALMRRELDMIVTSDPLIDSDSVVRHQLFSEGYFIITPPDYRKRIKTVEDIRELSAALPLVRFNRNSQIGMQIERYLRRIDVRVPNMLEFDNADTLTSMVAAGIGWAVTTPLSFLQSVAHSREVLTHMPEQLNIKRSLYIVGHRDEYSAFFEEACDVTHDIIKTVFIPKLKTLNRGIEKLVEINPDNTE, from the coding sequence ATGGTTAAACGCACAGTGTCCGCCAATAAATCGATCGATATGTACGCCGTCTATGTCTTTGTGACGATGGCGGAAGCAGGAAGCATGACGGCAGCCGCCGCGCGGCTAGGCCTGACACCCTCTGCCATTTCGCAGACGATTCGGTTATTGGAAGAAGATTTCGGCGTCAAACTGGTTAACCGGGCTCGCCGCCCCTTTGTCCTGACGCCCTACGGCATTGCGTTGAAAAACCGCGGAGAAATCCTGACGGAAGAGATCGCAAACCTAAAGGCACAGGTGCTGGAAGCGGGGAAAGGGATTAAACCCGACTTGCGTATCGGCTTGGTGGATTCATTCGCGATTACCTGCGGTTCAGTGTTTACCAAGAGTTTGATGAAAAGTTCGTCGCAGTTGTTGATTCGTACCGGACTCAGTCCGCAGCAGGGTGAAGCGCTAATGCGCCGCGAGCTGGATATGATCGTTACCAGCGACCCGTTGATCGACAGCGATAGCGTGGTGCGTCACCAGCTGTTTTCCGAAGGCTATTTCATTATCACGCCGCCGGATTACCGCAAACGCATCAAAACGGTTGAGGACATCCGCGAGCTTTCCGCCGCGCTGCCGCTAGTGCGCTTTAACCGGAACTCGCAGATTGGGATGCAGATTGAGCGCTACCTACGCCGCATTGATGTCCGCGTACCGAACATGCTCGAATTTGATAATGCGGATACCTTAACGTCGATGGTGGCGGCAGGCATCGGGTGGGCGGTAACGACCCCGCTGAGTTTCCTGCAATCCGTTGCGCACTCCCGCGAAGTGCTAACGCATATGCCGGAACAACTGAATATCAAGCGCTCGCTGTATATTGTCGGGCACCGTGATGAATACAGCGCGTTCTTTGAAGAAGCGTGTGATGTCACACATGACATTATCAAAACCGTATTTATTCCGAAATTGAAAACGCTGAACCGTGGAATAGAAAAGCTGGTTGAGATCAACCCGGATAATACGGAATAA